CCCGAATCCGCAGCGGCGATGCTCGACATCGCCGCGCTCGTCGAAACGCTGCGCGCTGCGCAGCATTGACCCAACCGATCCCCCAATCCCGCCCAGGACAGGAAACCGAAATGACCCAAGCCCAGACCGCCGCCGTGCAACCCGACGCGATTCCCGTGGCTGCGCCGGCCTCGCAGCGCTGGCGCGTCGCCGACGTCGTCGCGCTGTTCGCACTGCCGTTCAACGACCTGCTGTTCCGCGCGCAGCAGGTGCATCGCGAGCACTTCGACGCGAACGCGGTGCAGCTGTCGACGCTGCTGTCGATCAAGACGGGCGGCTGCGAGGAGGATTGCGGCTACTGCTCGCAGTCGTCCCATCACGACACGGGCCTGAAGGCCGAGAAGCTGATGGACGTCGACGCGGTGCTCGACGCCGCGCGCGCGGCGAAGGCAAACGGCGCGAGCCGCTTCTGCATGGGCGCCGCGTGGCGCAACCCGAAGGAGCGTCACATGCCGGCACTGACCGAGATGGTGCGCGGCGTGAAGGAACTCGGCCTCGAAACCTGCATGACGCTCGGCATGCTCGAGGACGAACAGGCGCAGCAGCTCGCGACCGCTGGCCTCGACTACTACAACCACAACCTCGACACGTCGCCGGAGTTCTACGGCCAGGTGATCTCGACGCGTACGTACCAGGACCGCCTCGACACGCTCGACCGCGTGCGCGACGCCGGCATCAACGTGTGCTGCGGCGGCATCATCGGGATGGGCGAATCGCGCCGCGAACGCGCGGGCCTGATCTCGCAGCTCGCGAACCTGAACCCGTATCCGGATTCGGTACCGATCAACAACCTCGTCGCGATCGAAGGCACGCCGCTCGAAGGCACCGCGCCGCTCGACCCGTTCGAGTTCGTGCGCACGATCGCCGTTGCGCGCATCACGATGCCGAAGGCCGTCGTGCGCCTGTCGGCCGGCCGCGAGCAGCTCGACGACGGGCTGCAGGCGATGTGCTTCCTCGCCGGCGCGAACTCGATGTTCTACGGCGACCAGCTGCTGACGACCAGCAACCCGCAATCGCAGAAGGATCGCGCGCTGTTCGAACGCCTCGGCATCCGCGCGAGCGACGCGGACGCGATGTCGGCGAACGCGTAAGCGACATCAGCCGGCGGGCCGGGCCCGCCGACGCAAAAGCCGGGGCATGCCCCGTTTTTTTCACCCGATCGTCTGCACCGGGTTGCCCTTCGCGTCGCGGATCACCGTCTTCTCGACGCGCCAGCGCACGCCGTCGAGCCCGTCGATCGCATACTCGCCGGCGCGCGGCTTCAGCGTGCGCGCCAGCGCCTGCACCGTCGCGTCGGTCAGGCGCAGCGTCAGCGTGCCGTCTTCGTCGGTCACGCCGTTCGCGTCGCCGTGCACGAACCGCACCGCGCCGTCGTGACCGACCAGGCGGAACGGGCGGTCGAACGGCAGCCGCAACGGCAGCAACGCGACGAGTTCCTCGACCTGCCGCGCGCCGACGGTGATCTCGATCACGGGCGCGCGCAGCAGCCGCTTGCGCGTCTCCCATCCGAGCACGTCGGTGAACAGGTAGCCGCTCGCCGAGCCGTCGCGCTGCGTGCCGGCGTCGACCTGCGCGCGCACGTCCGCGCGCTCGAGCAGCGACGCGCGGCCGAGATCGGTCACCCAGAGCGGCATGTGCGGCGCCAGCGTGTCGAGCAGCGCGCGCGTGCGCCAGCGCTTCGCGGCACGCTCTTCGTCGAGCGTCAGCCCGACCACCTGCAGGAACGCGAGGCGGCCATGCGGCGTGTCGATCGCCGGCAGTTCCGGATCGAACGCGAACCCCATCGAGCAGAGCGCCGTGCCGGTATCGAGCGCGATCGGGCCGTTGGCCGTCATCCAGTGGCCGTCGTCGAATGCGTTGCCGCTCTGGAACACGTAGCGCGCGAGATTCTGCAGGAAGCTAAACACCCAGCGCGGCGGCTCTGCGTCGCCGGCCGCGCACGCGACGCGCATCGTCAGCTCGAACCCGAAGCCGCTGACGGCCGGATCGTCGGACTCCTTCGCATACAGCTCGCTCAACCCGTACGTGACGAAATGCCAGTGCGGGACGGGCTCCGCGCGCTTCCACACGCTGATCCCGTCCAGCGGATCGGGACCGCCGAGCCGCCACTTGACCAGCGTGCCGTAGTGCTTCGGCTCCTGGCCCGGATAGAGGCGGGCGAGCGCACCGTCGATCGCGTCCCAGCCGGGCGCGGCGTCATCGTCCGCGCCGCCCTGCTCGTCGTGTGTTGCGTCGGTCATGTGGCCCTCTCTCGCGAATCATGTTCTGTTGCGTAGCGCCGGCGCGTGCGGCGGCGGCCGCCGCCCCGGGCACGTCACACGTGCGCCGCCGCGCCGTCGAGCGCCGCGCGCACGCGCTCGACGCGCTGCTCGTCGACGGGCGCCAGTACCTCTCCGCGCGGCCGCACGCCCGAGCCGAAATGCACCGCGCGCACGCCGGTCGCCCGGACGAAATCGCCGACCGCGTCGATCGTGAGCCCCGAGCCTGCCAGCACCGTGCAGGTCGAGCCGGCCGCCTGCCGCACGAGCCGCGTGATCGTCGCGACCGCGTCGAGCACCGACGGATGGCCGCCCGACGTCAGCACCGACGTGACGGCCGGCACGCGCAGCAACGCGTCGAACGCGGCGTTGAGATCGCGCGCGACGTCGAACGCGCGGTGGAACGTGAGCGAACGGCCGTCGGCGGCGGCCGCGACGCGCGCCAGCGCGCCGAGATCGACGTCGCCGCGCGCGTCGAGCGCGCCGAACACGACACCGTTCGCACCGGCCGCAACCGCCGCGCGCACATCGCGCTCGATCACGCGCAGGTCGTCGGCGTCATAGACGAACGACCGGCTGTGCGGGCGCACGATCACGTTGACGGGAATCGGCACCGCGGCCACGACGGCCTCGATCAGGCCGACGCTCGGCGTCAGCCCGCCTTCGGTGATCGCGGTCACGAGCTCGAGGCGGTCGGCGCCCGCGCGGGCGGCGGCCTTCGCGTCGCCGACGGTCGTGGCGATCACTTCGAGGAGGACGGAAGAAGCGGCGTTTCGGTTCATGGGCGGCCCGCGAATCGTCAGGACAATTCGCGCATCCTAGCCGAGCCGCGCGACAGGCGCCAGCGTGCCGGCCGGCGCGTACGTCAGCCGCGCCGCCGCGCCTCCGGTGGCCGCATGCGATCCGTGCGGCGCTAGGCGGCGTCCGCTTCGTCGTCGACCCAGTCGATATCGCCGCACAGCACGCGCTGCGCATCGCCGACGCGCACGGCCACCGACAGCGTCACGCACGGCTGCGCCTCGTTGATCGACAGGTACGGCCGCGTGACCTGCACGCGCCCCGGCTCGGCGATCGCCGAACGGAAATACGGCCGGCGCAGCCAGTTCGCGCCCTGCGCGTCCGCGAGCGGCGAAAAGCGCGCCTCGGCGAGCGCGCGATCGGCGCGCAGCACGACGTTGCGGCCCGACTGGCGGCCGTGCGCGTCGAGCAGGAAGCAGCGCGCGGCCGCATCGAGCGCGAGGAAGTTCCAGCACACCTCGTCGAGCGGCTCGCCGGCCGCGAGACGCTCGGCCGCCCGCTCGAACGCGCGCAGGTACGGCGCGAGCCGCTGCGCGTCGCGCCGCTCGCGCGCTTCGGTCTGTTGGCGAAAGCGCTCGGTCAGCTCGCCGATGCAGCCCGTCGCGGTCGCGCTGTCGGGCAGCCCCGGCGCCGGGCGCCCGAAGTAGTAGCCCTGCACGAAATCGGCCTCGCACGACAGCGCGATCTGCGCCTCGTGCTCGGTCTCGATCCCTTCGACGAGCACGAGCTTGCCGGCCTCGTGCAGCAGCGTGACGAGCCCGTGCAGGATCGCGGTGAGCCCGGTGCGGTGCGCCGCGTGCGAGAGCATGATCCGGTCGAGCTTCACGATGTCCGGGTTCAACTGCCAGATCCGTTCGAGGTTCGAATGACCGGCGCCGAAATCGTCGAGCGCGATCAGGAAGCCGTGCGTGCGGAATTCGCGCACGGCCTCCGCAAGCCGCTCGACGTCTTCCGCGCGCTGTTCGAGCACTTCGAGCACGACGCGGCGCGGCGGCATGCCGATCCGCTTCAGGTTAGCGAGCAGCGCGGCGGCCTGGAACGGGTCGGTCAGCACGCCCGGATGGACGTTGAGGAACAGCCACTCGCGCTCGGCGCCGAGCAGTGCGAAGTTCTCGAGATGCAGCGCCTGCGCGAGCCGGTCGAGTTGCAGCAGTTCGCCCTGGCGCGCGGCTTCGCCGAACACGTCGAGCGGCGACACCGCGCGGTCGAGCGCATCGTGCGCGCGCAACAGCGCCTCGTAGCCGACCGCACGCTGATGCGACAGGCTGAATATCGGCTGGAATACGGTCGTCAGCGTCAGGTCGTGATGCTGCGTGGCCAGACGTTCGAAGCCGGAACTCATCTCCCGCTCGAACCGGTACGGCGACGCGGCGGACGGACGCTCCTGTTGAACGATCGTCATGCCTTCCTCCTGGTGATGCCTTCGCACGTACCGCCCGGCGCAGCGGACGGCGCGTGCAATGTCATGGTTGGACCCTCGGTTGCCCGGTCGATGCCGGGCGGCTGCCCACCTTCAAGCAAGCTCCGTGCAAGGTGCCGACAACCCGTACGCCATGTGGCTGCACCGGGCCATTGCACCACCGTGGCGCACGCCAGATGCACCATCTTCGTGCGCGCGCACCGGCCACTCGAGCGCAGCCGTCACGTCAGCACGCTACACTCCGTACGATCGTTTCATTCCCCGTATTCGCCGTATCGATGGAAATCGTCTTCACAGTCCTGATCCTGCTGCTGACCGTCGCGCTGTCCGGCGCCGTCACGCGCATCCTGCCTTTGCAATTGCCGCTGCCGCTGATGCAGATCGCGTTCGGCGCGATGCTCGCGTGGCCGAAGCTGAACCTGCACGTCACGTTCGACCCCGAAATCTTCATGCTGCTGTTCATTCCGCCGCTGCTGTTCGCGGACGGCTGGCGGATTCCGAAACGCGAGCTGTACCTGCAGCGCCGCGCGATCCTGATGCTCGCGTTCGGGCTCGTGTTCATGACGGTACTCGCAGTGGGCTACTTCGCGCATTGGCTGATTCCCGAGTTGCCGCTGCCGATCGCGTTCGCGCTCGCGGCCGTGCTGTCGCCGACCGACGCGGTCGCGCTGTCCGGCATCGCGGGCAAGGGCCGGATCCCGCCGCAACTGATGCACATCCTCGAAGGCGAGGCGCTGATGAACGACGCGTCGGGCCTCGTCGCGCTGAAGTTCGCGATCGCGGCCGCGCTGACGGGCGTGTTTTCGCTGCGCGCCGCGTCGGTCACGTTCGTGATCGTCGCCGCCGGCGGACTCGCGACGGGCGCGATCGTGTCGTGGGTGTTCAGTGCGCTGTCGACGCGCTTCCTGAACGCCGAGCAGGAAGGCGATCCGGCCCCCGGCATCGTGATGACGCTGCTCGTGCCGTTCGCGGCCTACCTGTTCGCCGAGCATCTCGACCTGTCGGGCGTGCTCGCGGCCGTATCGGCCGGGATGATGATGAATTACACGAGCTTCTCGCGCAAAAGCACCGTCGCGTCGCGCGTACGCGCCGAAAGCACGTGGGCGATGATCGAGTTCGTGTTCAACGGCATGGTGTTCATCATGCTCGGGCTGCAGTTGCCGCACATCATCGGCCGCGCGCTCGTCGACGCGCACCACACGAGCGACGCGCTGGTCGGCCGGATGATCTTCAACGTGTGCGCGATGATGCTCGCGCTGTATGCGATCCGCTTCACGTGGGTGTGGCTGCTGCGGTGGTTCGCGAGCCGCCGCGCCGCGCGCCAGGGCCTCGCGGGCACGATGGCCGGCGTGCGCACGATCGCGGTGATGACGGTCGGCGGCGTGCGCGGCGCGGTCACGCTCGCCGGCGTGCTGTCGATTCCCGTCGCGCTGTCCGACGGCGCGCCGCTGCCGGGGCGCGACACCGCGATCTTCGTCGCGTCGGCAGTGATCCTCGGCTCGCTGATCGTCGCGGTGATCGGGCTGCCGCTGCTGTTGCGCGGCGTGCGCTCGACGCGCAACCCGCTCGGCGACGAGGAGCGCGTCGCACGCTCGGCCGCCGCGCAGGCCGCGATCCGCGCGATCGACTCGTCGCACGACGCGATCTCGGCCGATCTCGACGAATCGGGCGCGGCGCGCTGCGCGGACATCTCCGCGCGCGTGATGGACCAGTATCGCCGCCGGCTCTCGGCGCTGGCCGAGGACGGCCCCACGCCGCGCGCGGAAGCGAAGCAGGCCGAAACGATGGAACTGCAGATGCGGATCGCGGCCGTGCGCGCGGAACGCTCCGCGCTGTATCGGCTGCGCGGCGACAGCAAGATTTCCGACGAGACGCTGACGAAGCTGCTCCGCGAGATCGACCTGTCGGAAACCGCGCTGTCGACGCGCAAGAAAGGCATTCTTTGACGCGCGGGTGGCTGCCGGCGCGCGGCAGCCGAGACGCGTAAAAAAAAACGGCGACGCACGAGCGTCGCCGTTTTCATATCCACTCGCGTTCGCGTTATTTCGCGACGACGACCGGAATCCCCTTCAGCATGCCCGCGCCCTTCATCTCGTCGAGCGCGTGCTGCACCGCCGCGCTGGTCGCCGCATCGATGCCGAGCGCCAGCGCGAGCTCACGCTCCGCGCGCTTCACGCCGGCCAGGTTGCGCACCTTCACGTGACCGAAGCCGCGCACGCGCGCGTGCAGGTCAGCCAGTTGCGCGACCTGCGCCGCATTGCCGGCCGTCATCGCGGCGAACGCACGCGCAAGCGTCGTCTCGTAATCGTCGGCGAGCGCGCGCTCCATCTTGCGCTCGACGGTGCGGCCGAACGGATCGAGCCACGTGCCACGCAGGCTGCGCACGCGCGCCAGCACGCCGAACACCGGCCACATCCACTGGCCGAACACACGCTTTTTCGGCGCGCTGCCGTCGCTGCCGGCTTTCGCGACCGTCGGCGGCGCGAGGTTGAACTTCACGCGGTACGCCTGCCCCGGCACGCCTTCGAACTGCGCTTCAAGCGACGTGCGGAATGCATCGTCCGTGTACAGCCGCGCAACTTCGTATTCGTCCTTGACCGCGAGCAGCCGGTAGAACGTCGTCGCGACCGCGCGCGTCAGCGCGTCGTCGCCTTTCGCGCGTGCGGCGTTCACGAGCGCACGGTAGCGCTCGACGTAACGCGCACCGCCGTACGCGTCGAGCCGCGCTTCGCGATCGGCGATCAGTTCCGCGAGCGTCTCCGGCGCGGCGTGCGTGACCACTGCGTGGCGTGCATTCCACAACGCGTCGAGGCCCGCCGCGTCGCCGGCCGCCATCCGGCCGATCGAGAACGCGAGCTTGTTCATCGGCACCGCGACGTTGTTCAGCTCGATCGCGCGCATCATCGCGGCGAGCGATACCGGCACGAGGCCGAGCTGCCATGCGTAGCCGAGCATCAGGATGTTCGCGCCGATCGAATCGCCCAGGAACTTCGCGGCGAGCGCCTGCGCGTCGCAGCTCGACAGGTAGCCGTCGCCGGCCGCGTGGTGCATCTTCTCGAGCAGCGCGTCCGCATGCAGGTTCGCGTCGGGGTTCTGCACGAACGACGCGTTCGGGATCCGGTGCGTATTGACGACGATCCGCGTGCGCTCGTGACGCACCGTCTGCAGCGCTTCCGCGCTCGCGCCGACGACCATGTCGCACGCGAGCAGCACGTCGGCCTGCTGCGTGTCGATGCGCACCTGGTTCAGCCACCGGTCGCTCGACGCGATCCGCACGAACGACAGCACCGAGCCGCCCTTCTGCGCGAAGCCCATGAAGTCGAGCACCGATGCGCTCTTGCCTTCGAGGTGCGCGGCCATGCTGATCAGCGCGCCGACCGTCACGACGCCCGTGCCGCCGACGCCCGTCACGAGCATGTCGAACGGCGCGGCGTCGAGATGCGTCGCCGGCACCGGCAGCCCGTCGACGCGCGCGGCGAGCGCCGCTTCGTCGAACGCCGCGCCGGCGGCCTTCTTCAGCGCCGCGCCTTCGACCGTCACGAAGCTCGGGCAGAAGCCGTTCACGCACGAATAGTCCTTGTTGCACGACGACTGGTCGATGCGGCGCTTGCGGCCGAGCGGCGTCTCGAGCGGCTCGACCGACAGGCAGTTCGATTGCACGCCGCAGTCGCCGCAGCCTTCGCACACCGCGTCGTTGATGAACAGGCGCTTGTCCGGGTCGGGGAATTCGCCTTTCTTGCGGCGGCGGCGCTTCTCGGCGGCGCAGGTCTGGTCGTAGATCAGCACGGTGACGCCCGGCGTCTCGCGCAACTCGCGCTGCACCGTGTCGAGCTCGCTGCGGTGATGGAACGTCGTGCCTTTCGGGAACAGCCCGTGATGGCCGTCGTACTTCTCCGGCTCGTCGGACACGACGACGAAGCGCGACACGCCTTCCGCCTCGACCTGCCGCGCGATCTGCGGCACCGAGATGCTGCCGTCGACCGGCTGGCCGCCCGTCATCGCCACCGCGTCGTTGTAGAGGATCTTGTACGTGATGTTCGCTTTCGCGGCCACGGCCTGGCGGATCGCGAGGATGCCCGAGTGGAAGTAGGTGCCGTCGCCGAGGTTCTGG
The DNA window shown above is from Burkholderia cepacia and carries:
- the bioB gene encoding biotin synthase BioB, with translation MTQAQTAAVQPDAIPVAAPASQRWRVADVVALFALPFNDLLFRAQQVHREHFDANAVQLSTLLSIKTGGCEEDCGYCSQSSHHDTGLKAEKLMDVDAVLDAARAAKANGASRFCMGAAWRNPKERHMPALTEMVRGVKELGLETCMTLGMLEDEQAQQLATAGLDYYNHNLDTSPEFYGQVISTRTYQDRLDTLDRVRDAGINVCCGGIIGMGESRRERAGLISQLANLNPYPDSVPINNLVAIEGTPLEGTAPLDPFEFVRTIAVARITMPKAVVRLSAGREQLDDGLQAMCFLAGANSMFYGDQLLTTSNPQSQKDRALFERLGIRASDADAMSANA
- a CDS encoding suppressor of fused domain protein, whose amino-acid sequence is MTDATHDEQGGADDDAAPGWDAIDGALARLYPGQEPKHYGTLVKWRLGGPDPLDGISVWKRAEPVPHWHFVTYGLSELYAKESDDPAVSGFGFELTMRVACAAGDAEPPRWVFSFLQNLARYVFQSGNAFDDGHWMTANGPIALDTGTALCSMGFAFDPELPAIDTPHGRLAFLQVVGLTLDEERAAKRWRTRALLDTLAPHMPLWVTDLGRASLLERADVRAQVDAGTQRDGSASGYLFTDVLGWETRKRLLRAPVIEITVGARQVEELVALLPLRLPFDRPFRLVGHDGAVRFVHGDANGVTDEDGTLTLRLTDATVQALARTLKPRAGEYAIDGLDGVRWRVEKTVIRDAKGNPVQTIG
- a CDS encoding copper homeostasis protein CutC, whose protein sequence is MNRNAASSVLLEVIATTVGDAKAAARAGADRLELVTAITEGGLTPSVGLIEAVVAAVPIPVNVIVRPHSRSFVYDADDLRVIERDVRAAVAAGANGVVFGALDARGDVDLGALARVAAAADGRSLTFHRAFDVARDLNAAFDALLRVPAVTSVLTSGGHPSVLDAVATITRLVRQAAGSTCTVLAGSGLTIDAVGDFVRATGVRAVHFGSGVRPRGEVLAPVDEQRVERVRAALDGAAAHV
- a CDS encoding sensor domain-containing phosphodiesterase is translated as MTIVQQERPSAASPYRFEREMSSGFERLATQHHDLTLTTVFQPIFSLSHQRAVGYEALLRAHDALDRAVSPLDVFGEAARQGELLQLDRLAQALHLENFALLGAEREWLFLNVHPGVLTDPFQAAALLANLKRIGMPPRRVVLEVLEQRAEDVERLAEAVREFRTHGFLIALDDFGAGHSNLERIWQLNPDIVKLDRIMLSHAAHRTGLTAILHGLVTLLHEAGKLVLVEGIETEHEAQIALSCEADFVQGYYFGRPAPGLPDSATATGCIGELTERFRQQTEARERRDAQRLAPYLRAFERAAERLAAGEPLDEVCWNFLALDAAARCFLLDAHGRQSGRNVVLRADRALAEARFSPLADAQGANWLRRPYFRSAIAEPGRVQVTRPYLSINEAQPCVTLSVAVRVGDAQRVLCGDIDWVDDEADAA
- a CDS encoding Na+/H+ antiporter, with amino-acid sequence MEIVFTVLILLLTVALSGAVTRILPLQLPLPLMQIAFGAMLAWPKLNLHVTFDPEIFMLLFIPPLLFADGWRIPKRELYLQRRAILMLAFGLVFMTVLAVGYFAHWLIPELPLPIAFALAAVLSPTDAVALSGIAGKGRIPPQLMHILEGEALMNDASGLVALKFAIAAALTGVFSLRAASVTFVIVAAGGLATGAIVSWVFSALSTRFLNAEQEGDPAPGIVMTLLVPFAAYLFAEHLDLSGVLAAVSAGMMMNYTSFSRKSTVASRVRAESTWAMIEFVFNGMVFIMLGLQLPHIIGRALVDAHHTSDALVGRMIFNVCAMMLALYAIRFTWVWLLRWFASRRAARQGLAGTMAGVRTIAVMTVGGVRGAVTLAGVLSIPVALSDGAPLPGRDTAIFVASAVILGSLIVAVIGLPLLLRGVRSTRNPLGDEERVARSAAAQAAIRAIDSSHDAISADLDESGAARCADISARVMDQYRRRLSALAEDGPTPRAEAKQAETMELQMRIAAVRAERSALYRLRGDSKISDETLTKLLREIDLSETALSTRKKGIL
- a CDS encoding indolepyruvate ferredoxin oxidoreductase family protein, with translation MTARLPVDGTPALSDYRLTDNLTATRGRIFLTGTQALVRLLLMQRAVDAEQGLNTAGFVSGYRGSPLGMVDQQLWKAKKLLDTGGVRFLPAINEELGGTAVLGTQRVEADPERTVEGVYAMWYGKGPGVDRAGDALKHGNAYGSSPHGGVLVVAGDDHGCVSSSMPHQSDFAMIAWHMPVVNPANIADMLEFGLYGWALSRYSGAWVGFKAISETVESGSTVDLDALQTQWPAPEGYTPPSGGLHNRWPDLPSLTIEARLAAKLDAVRHFARTNSIDKWIAPSTHANVGIVTCGKAHLDLMEALRRLDLTVADLDAAGVRIYKVGLSYPLEMTRIETFVDGLAEVLVIEEKGPVIEQQIKDYLYNRTEGARPRVLGKHDAAGACLLSELGELRPSRILPVFADWLARHKPALDRRERVVDLVAPQILSNEADAVKRTPYFCSGCPHNTSTKVPEGSIAQAGIGCHFMASWMERDTTGLIQMGGEGVDWAAHAMFTNTKHVFQNLGDGTYFHSGILAIRQAVAAKANITYKILYNDAVAMTGGQPVDGSISVPQIARQVEAEGVSRFVVVSDEPEKYDGHHGLFPKGTTFHHRSELDTVQRELRETPGVTVLIYDQTCAAEKRRRRKKGEFPDPDKRLFINDAVCEGCGDCGVQSNCLSVEPLETPLGRKRRIDQSSCNKDYSCVNGFCPSFVTVEGAALKKAAGAAFDEAALAARVDGLPVPATHLDAAPFDMLVTGVGGTGVVTVGALISMAAHLEGKSASVLDFMGFAQKGGSVLSFVRIASSDRWLNQVRIDTQQADVLLACDMVVGASAEALQTVRHERTRIVVNTHRIPNASFVQNPDANLHADALLEKMHHAAGDGYLSSCDAQALAAKFLGDSIGANILMLGYAWQLGLVPVSLAAMMRAIELNNVAVPMNKLAFSIGRMAAGDAAGLDALWNARHAVVTHAAPETLAELIADREARLDAYGGARYVERYRALVNAARAKGDDALTRAVATTFYRLLAVKDEYEVARLYTDDAFRTSLEAQFEGVPGQAYRVKFNLAPPTVAKAGSDGSAPKKRVFGQWMWPVFGVLARVRSLRGTWLDPFGRTVERKMERALADDYETTLARAFAAMTAGNAAQVAQLADLHARVRGFGHVKVRNLAGVKRAERELALALGIDAATSAAVQHALDEMKGAGMLKGIPVVVAK